The region ACTTTGTCGTTTTTGGACGGAAAATCCCTAGAACCCCTAAGTGCCTTCAGTATAAGGCCTAGAGGTGTCTACGAAGCCCAGGGCGATTCATTAATAAATAGCGAGACCGTAACGGTCTCGCATGCTCAACTTGTCACTTTGCCTCTAGTTTATCTGCCTTCCCAGCAGCAGTACGAACCTGCTGGTAATCCCCCCTAAAAACCACGGTGCTCATAAGTAGAATTTTCCGTAAGCTGCACACAGGGGAGAAAATCACGTTTTACCGACAGCCAGATACTGGCTGTCCTGAAGCAGGCCGAGAACGGGGTTCCAGTGCCTGACCTGTGCCGTGAACACGGCATCAGCAGTGCGACCTTTTACAAGTGGCGATCCAAGTTTGGTGGCATGGATGCATCCATGATGGCCCGACTCAAGGAGCTTGAGAACGAGAACCGGAATTGATTATGCTTGGCCGAGTGCGTCCAGCGATGGGTAGAGAAAAAGGCGCTCCGCATAAGGCTTTGCCTCCCCCGTCAAACGAGCAACATGCGGTAGACCAGCACCGATCAGCAGTACCGGAAGTCTCTCTTGCGACATACGGTGAATAGCGGCAATAAGGGCAGCTAGATCCTCTTTTGAGAAATACTGAACGTTATCAATGAAAAGAACCCATCCCGTGCCCGCAGCCTGTGCTGCTTTGCCGATCACAGCCAATAGGCCTAGTAGGTCGTATTCAAGGTCTCCGCTATCAGCGAGTCCCGGCTTAGGCTGAGCGGGGATCTCAGCACCTCTGGTATCAATTTTGAAGGTAGACGCAAAACTCTGAAGGCCTGTTAATCCACGGCTAACTATTTCCTTTGCCGACTCAACACCAGAGAGCGAGTGCATAACTTCCCGCATTTCAGGATAGAGAAGACGTGCAAGGCCTTCATGTTCTGGTGATTTGACATGAGAAACGAGAAGACCTTCCTTCCTAGCATTTATTCTAATTTCATTCAGCAATACGGTCTTTCCAGTGCCTTTTAACCCGAGAAACATTATGGGGCGTGCGTTTCGCCCCTTAATGGCTCGCCCACAGGATATTCTTGCCATTTCAAGAAGTGAGGTGTGCACCTCCAATTCGGAAGGCCTGTGTCTAACGCCAGGCGTCAACGGGTTGCGGTAGGAATCCATATGAACCACTAAATCTCGATTTGCGGGGCTAAGGGAGCCCCCACCTGACGAGTTTAGTCCGCCAGGAGTGGATGGGCCAAGGTCAACCTTTCTGCTTTCGCTGATAGATTATTTGAGCATCATTTATTTCGGACATACTCAGAATATGTCCATCAGCATGCCCGGAATCAGGAAAGATAGACCCATTCTCCAGCACAAAAAAATAGACGGGATCACAATCTGGATCATCTCTGCTCCTGAGCTCAACCAAGCGCTCAAGCGTCCAGCGGTCACTTTGGGTCATCCAGGCGGGCATCATCACTAACACATCTGTGACGATGAGGCCGTCACCTTGTTGGTTCAAGATCTCAACCAGCATCTGTACATCAGCCGGCATTAGGGTGTTCTGCAAATCGAGTCCGTCGTCGTCCTGCACAAGGGTTACACAGAACCATGGGCGAAAGAGGTTTCGTTCAACTAGGCGCCAATGCTGTGATTCGCCAAAAAGGCCGTAAAAACCTACCTCAGTACTTTTATGCGTTTTAAACATAGCCAGTCACGTCAAAATGAACACTATAGATTGTAGTTCTATAGTGTTCAAGATGGCTAGATATTTAGCTTTACGAGTCGAGGAAATTGACAAGTGGAGCTCAAGCACGCATTCGCAGCGGCTTTGCGAGATATTCGTAATAGCCGAAAATTGACACAAGAAGATTTTTCGAGCGTTAGTAGTAGAACTTATCTCAGTACCTTGGAGCGCGGGATGAAATCGCCAACGCTCGAAAAAATTGATGCGTTATCTTCCGTTATAGGGGTTCATCCCCTGACCTTGCTGACTCGCTGCTATCTAAATGCGGCGCCGGGGGTGTCCCTGGAAGACCTTATGGCCCGAGTGAAGGCCGAGGTCGATGCTCTTGCCCCGTCAAGTACATGATTTTGATGATACCTAAATAAGCGGGCGCGCCTTGACTGCAAGGTTACAGCTGCCTACCCTCTGACTGTAAAATTGCACTAAAGAGGCCGTCGGCATGAGTCTCTCAATCGCGAGCTTCATACAGCGCGGAAGCGAAGTACCGCGGGTACTGCTTCCCTCCATCTTCCGGATCTTCGAAGCCTGGAAACTCACCGGTGCGCAGCAGGTGAAGCTTCTGGGTCTGATCAATGAAAAAACCTTGTACAACTGGAAAAAGGCGCCCGAGAAGGCCGAGCTATCCCTCGATCACATCGAACGGGCGAGTTACATTCTTGGCATCTACAAGGCGCTGCAGGTGCTTTTTCCTACCCAATCCAACGCCGACCGTTGGCTAACGAAAGCGAACGATAGCCCCATGTTCAATGGTCAGGCGCCAATAGATTGGCTGATGGCCGGGTACATGGTGGATCTGGCGGCTATCCGGGTTCATCTGGACTCCGCGCGGGGCGGCTGATTAGCTCGACGACTTTTCATACAGGGTCCAGGGTGCTCCCCCCTTTTCACAGACGGCCCTAATACGGTATGTCAGTGCTATCAGGATCAATGTTGGTACCACTCACACCCCCGAACTGAGGTACTTCACCACCCAGCTTGCCTATGGTTTTTGCCATCTCACCGTTCAGATACAGGAGTGACATGTAGCGGCTACGGGCAATGTCGAGATCACGCTTCAGCGTCTCTATTTGAGCTGTCTGGCGGGGGTTGTCCTGAATTCGCTGGTAGGGCCTGGTTACGCTTGCAGTGCTCATATTAAGTGTCCACTAGAAAATAAGTGGACACTATCCTGACGGCCCCAGTGCTCAGCTCAAGACGGGATCACCGGACGCTTACCATGCTTTGAGATGGGGCGTGCTTTCAGGAGTACGTAGGCATTCAAAGATTCGTAGGTGCTCGTCAGGGTTAACTCGCCATGCTCATGAATTTTGAGGTTGGCTGAGCCTTAGCAAATTCTTGTTTGGCTGCGTTGCGGTTCCAAGACGCGGTACGCCGGTGATCTTTGGGACGCCATTGCCCCCAGTTACACTTTTATTGGCTTAGCGGGCAGTCAAGCACTCAAGTACCTCTAGCCTCCTAGACTAGATATATCTCATCCTCT is a window of Pseudomonas sp. gcc21 DNA encoding:
- a CDS encoding ATP-binding protein; the protein is MDSYRNPLTPGVRHRPSELEVHTSLLEMARISCGRAIKGRNARPIMFLGLKGTGKTVLLNEIRINARKEGLLVSHVKSPEHEGLARLLYPEMREVMHSLSGVESAKEIVSRGLTGLQSFASTFKIDTRGAEIPAQPKPGLADSGDLEYDLLGLLAVIGKAAQAAGTGWVLFIDNVQYFSKEDLAALIAAIHRMSQERLPVLLIGAGLPHVARLTGEAKPYAERLFLYPSLDALGQA
- a CDS encoding helix-turn-helix domain-containing protein, whose amino-acid sequence is MELKHAFAAALRDIRNSRKLTQEDFSSVSSRTYLSTLERGMKSPTLEKIDALSSVIGVHPLTLLTRCYLNAAPGVSLEDLMARVKAEVDALAPSST
- a CDS encoding antitoxin Xre-like helix-turn-helix domain-containing protein, translating into MSLSIASFIQRGSEVPRVLLPSIFRIFEAWKLTGAQQVKLLGLINEKTLYNWKKAPEKAELSLDHIERASYILGIYKALQVLFPTQSNADRWLTKANDSPMFNGQAPIDWLMAGYMVDLAAIRVHLDSARGG